In Cellulomonas sp. Y8, the genomic stretch CTCGCCCGCGAGCGCCGCGGCGAGCTCGGCCGCGTCGTAGACGTGCCGGTTCACCTCGCGGCCCTGCCCAGTGCGCGCGAACCGGTCCATGTCGTCCGTCCCGGCGAGCAGCCCGACGTAGTAGATCTGCGGCCGGCCGGGCACGAACAGCTGCACGGCGCGGGCGAGCAGGTACGCGACCGGGTCCTCGCCGAGCACCGAGAAGAACGTCGCGTTGATCTGGTGCGGCATCGCGGCCCACGCGGGCGTGGTGGACGCGAGCGCCGACCGGCCCGCGGTCCGGCGCTCGGCCTCCGCGAAGACGCCCGCCATCTCCTCGGTCGACAGCAGGCCGGGCCGGTCGCCCGCCGGGCCCGCGTCGATCACGCCGATGCCGTCGTGGGTGTCGAGCACGGTGATGGCGTTGCGGGGCCGGATGTCCAGCCAGCGCGCCAGCAGGTCGGTCCGCCCCGTCGCCAGCCCGTGCAGCAGCAGCGGCGGCAGCGCGAAGTCGTAGACCAGGTCAACGAGCGGGGCGATCGCCGCCTGCTGGGTGTGGTGCGCGTGCACCTCGACCAGCACCTGCAGCCCTTCGGCCTGCGCCAGGGCGGTGATGTCCTCGACGAAGGCCAGCGTCTCCGGTGTCATGAACGAGTCGGTGCCCGGCGTCTTCACCGCGTAGCCGACCGCGTCCAGCCGGACCGTCGACACCCCGCCGTCGGCGAGCGTGCGCAGGGTGCGGCGCAGGTAGGCGCGGGCGGCCGGGTGCTGCACGTCGAGGTCGACCTGCGTCGGCATGAACGTCGTCCACACCAGCCGCCGGGAGCCGTCGGCCCGCTGGTACGGCGTGAACGGCAGGCCGAGCCGCGGCCGGTAGAACGCCGTGATCTCGCGCTCGCCGGCACCGGCCGGGAACACCGTGTCGTAG encodes the following:
- a CDS encoding alpha-amylase family glycosyl hydrolase, translating into MTAADHGVHLLAYTERLGGDLAGVRALLRDGPLAVFRGVHLLPFFVPFDGDDAGFDPVDHNAVDPRLGTWDDVRALAADGVHVTADLIVNHVSADSAEFRDWLARGAQSPADGMFLTYDTVFPAGAGEREITAFYRPRLGLPFTPYQRADGSRRLVWTTFMPTQVDLDVQHPAARAYLRRTLRTLADGGVSTVRLDAVGYAVKTPGTDSFMTPETLAFVEDITALAQAEGLQVLVEVHAHHTQQAAIAPLVDLVYDFALPPLLLHGLATGRTDLLARWLDIRPRNAITVLDTHDGIGVIDAGPAGDRPGLLSTEEMAGVFAEAERRTAGRSALASTTPAWAAMPHQINATFFSVLGEDPVAYLLARAVQLFVPGRPQIYYVGLLAGTDDMDRFARTGQGREVNRHVYDAAELAAALAGEVTRAQLGLVALRTRHPAFGGAFASREDGPGRLVLGWDDGAGATAVLTVDLTPGAPAFAVEVAGGPEGAARYASVADLAALAEDGLGRGPGPG